The nucleotide window TTGACGTTAAACGCTGCTTCTAGGTCGTCGCCAGAAATTTGAGCAGCGATCGCCTCCCGCGCACTACCCACATCCTGAGCATCCACCGACAGCACCAATTCCTGGTTCAGGGCATCCAGCTCCAGCTTGACGATGCTGTTGCGCTGATCAGCCAACACCGCAATCCGCTCTAAGGCAGAGGCAAACGACCGCCGATCCACCGTCATCTGCACCGCAAACTGCTGGGGGATCAGCTGCCGATAGTTGGGATACTGCCCCTCCAGCAGCCGGCTGGTGAGCTGCTGATTATCCCACTGGATCACCAGTTGGCTATGGTCAAACCGAACGGCGATCGCTTCCCCGGCCTGGGGCATTTGCAACATCCGCTCTAGCTCTCGCAGCGCCTTACCGGGCACCGTCACGTCCAACTGGGCATCGCCAGTCTCTGTCACCGAGCTGCCCGCCCGATCCATGGGCGTTTGCACCACGGCCAAGCGGTGGCCATCGGTGGCGGCAAATTCTAGGCTATCGCTTTCGACTGCCAGATGCACCCCCGTCAGCACCTGCTTACTCTCATCTGCGCTGGTAGCAAACAGGGAACCCCGCAACCCATCAATCAGGGCATCGACGGGCAAATGCGCCACCTCTGAGGTCTCTAGGGTGGGCAATTCTGGATACTCGCTAGCGTCCATACCGCGAACCTTATAGCTACCGGCAGCACAGGTCAAAATGGCGATCGCCTCGTTGTCTTCGTTGCTCACCGTCACGTCCCCCGCCGGCAGCCGCGACACGATATCGCTCAGCAACTTGGCGGGCAGCGTCAGCCGTCCTCCAGCCTCCACCTGAGCCGGAAACACCGTTTGCACCCCCAAGCTGAGGTCAAATCCCGTCATGGTCACCCGTTGGGTTGCTTCATCCACCGCCACCAGCACGTTGGCTAACACTGGATGGCTAGGACGCGACGGCACCGCTCGGCTGACCAAGGACAAATGGGTATTCAGTTCGCTCTGAGTACAAATGAATTTCATGACTGAAGACCTGCTGAGCGACCCATACCATGCCCTGCTGAAGAACCTGCAAGACCATGGTCAGAGCCTGTGGAATTTGTGGAATACGTCCAAGCGCAAACGCCTGAAAACATTGGTAGATCAAGGAAACTTAAGATTCTCTAAACGTCCTAGGCTGTGGTAAACCTGTGGAAAACTTTTGTGGATTAATAACCCAGATCGGGTCAAACCCCCTCAAAAGCTGCTGTTTCATCACCCATTTCCACACAAACATACCCGCCGTTCTAGCCTAAATCCTAACCTGCCCATCTTGAAGCGAAGCTGACCCATGAACCTCGTCCTGTCTGATAGCCCCGTTCACCAGACTACACCCTCAACGACCGTGCCCTGAGGTTTGGACTAGGATTTCAACTTCAGCTTGGAAGGCTATCGTAACACCCTGACCACGAAAGCTTCAATCAGGCTGAAAAAGAAAAATCCTGCGCGCTGATGGCCGGATCCGGCCTATAAGAAAGCTTTAAAAGATCAGTAGTAGTAGGGCCTGTGGAAAATGTGGAAAACCCTGGGGATCAAACCAGGCTATACCGTAGCGCCTTTCTCGATCTGTGGAAAACTTGGGGAAAACCAGGCGAGTTATTAACAGAGTATTTATACTTAGAAGAGTTTTCCACCATTTGCCTATACTTTTCCCCAAGTTTTCCACAGATTTATCCCCAGAAAAAGGGGTTTTTTCCACAGGTTTAGCGATAGATTTTTTGCAGAATGAAGATGATTGGGAAGCGATCGCCATGAAGCACTCGTCGCTACTCTGAAAGGAGAGAGCTATCAAGGAAACGTCGGACCCGCAAGGGTAGCCGACGTATATCAACCCTAGGCATTGCTTGATTAGAGGTTAACTAATACAATTGTACTTAAATCTAGAGTTATAGCAACCGAACGATTCAACTCGCGCGAGGCCCGTCGCCATGATGACGATTGAGCAAACCAGTCAGCTTCTGCAGCTCATCTTGAATTCGCTGATTTTGGGAGGGATATGTGTCGTCGTACTGCTGGTGTTGGCGCTGCGCCATCAACGATCCTGGGGGCAGCTTCAGGACATCAGCCAGGTTTGGAGTCGGTCGATGTCGAGGGATCCGCACTCTGGCGATCGCCCTCCAGACTTGCGCGATCGGGTGCAGGATGTGCGTCGTCGCTATCGTCAGGAGCGCCAGTTGCTGCTGCTGGTGTACTATGCCCTAGCCGCCAATCTGGGCAGCACTGGTTTGTTGGCCTTGCGGGCGTTTGTGCCTTGGAATGGCTTGATTGTGGTGTCCCTAGGTTTTTTCCTGGGCAGTCTAATCCTGCTGCTGTGCACAGTGCTGTGGCTGATTGCTCAAGCCCTGCGCCAGCCCTCCCGGCAGCGATCGCCCCGTCGATTACCCCAACCATCGCCCCCGACGGTAATCTCGCTGAGAGGCTGGAAGCGATCGCCGCCGTTGCTGCCGTCAGACTGCCCACCCCAGCCAGGGCGCTTACGGTAGGGTTGGGGGATCCTGGTTAAAGCCGCTGGTGGCGATAGACGGTGCTGGCAGCTCGATGCAGGAGGGAATGGCGATAGACCAGAGCCTCAAAGTCATCGCTGTAGCCACCGCCAATCACACAGGCTACCGGATAGCCCTGGGAGATACAGGTTTGCAACACCTGCATTTCGCGACAGAAGATGCCGTGATCGGTGAGGGCTAGTTTGCCCAAACGATCGCTCACGTGGGGATCAACGCCAGCATCGTAGAGCACCAGATCGGGGTTGAACTGGGAGAGAATATCGGGCAGATAGCGGTCTAGGGTTTTGAGATAGTCCTCATCCTCCATGCCTATGGGCAGCGGCACGTCTAGATCGCTCACCTGTTTTCGCCCCGGAAAATTGGCCTCGCAGTGCATGGAGAAGGTGAAAACGCTGTCGTCTTGCTGGAAAATGAGGGCGGTGCCGTCCCCTTGATGAACATCGAGGTCGAGGATCAGAATGCGCTGAGCCAGCCCTTGGTGTTGAATCACACGGGCGGCGATCGCTAAATCGTTGAAAATACAAAACCCTGACCCATAATCTGGAAAGGCATGGTGAGTGCCGCCTGCCGTGTTGCAGGCTAGTCCATGCTTGAGAGCCAGGGTGGCCGTGAGCACCGTGCCACCGATGGCAATACGAGTGCGGTTCATGAGACTTTCGCTCCAAGGTAGACCAATGCGGCGCTGGGCCTTGGCGTCTAGCGATCCCGTGCAGTATTGCTGCACATAGACGGGGTTATGTACAAGCTCAAACCAGTCCTTGGGCGGTTCCTCTGGCTGGTGGAATTGCTGGGGCTGGGCGATGCCGCTGCAGATCAGCAGGTCGTGAAGTTGCCGAAACTTAACCATCGGAAAGCGATGGGTGGAGGGTAGGGGGGCGACGTAGCCGGGATGATAAACCAGTGGAAGATCCATGGGGAGAATGCCAGAAGGTGCCGTTCTTACACCGGTTGAGAAATCTGTACTAGTTAGGATTCTACAAAGATGGGCTGAGTTTGTCCTGCCACACCAGGGTAAAACGGTAGAACG belongs to Candidatus Obscuribacterales bacterium and includes:
- a CDS encoding histone deacetylase produces the protein MDLPLVYHPGYVAPLPSTHRFPMVKFRQLHDLLICSGIAQPQQFHQPEEPPKDWFELVHNPVYVQQYCTGSLDAKAQRRIGLPWSESLMNRTRIAIGGTVLTATLALKHGLACNTAGGTHHAFPDYGSGFCIFNDLAIAARVIQHQGLAQRILILDLDVHQGDGTALIFQQDDSVFTFSMHCEANFPGRKQVSDLDVPLPIGMEDEDYLKTLDRYLPDILSQFNPDLVLYDAGVDPHVSDRLGKLALTDHGIFCREMQVLQTCISQGYPVACVIGGGYSDDFEALVYRHSLLHRAASTVYRHQRL
- the dnaN gene encoding DNA polymerase III subunit beta, producing MKFICTQSELNTHLSLVSRAVPSRPSHPVLANVLVAVDEATQRVTMTGFDLSLGVQTVFPAQVEAGGRLTLPAKLLSDIVSRLPAGDVTVSNEDNEAIAILTCAAGSYKVRGMDASEYPELPTLETSEVAHLPVDALIDGLRGSLFATSADESKQVLTGVHLAVESDSLEFAATDGHRLAVVQTPMDRAGSSVTETGDAQLDVTVPGKALRELERMLQMPQAGEAIAVRFDHSQLVIQWDNQQLTSRLLEGQYPNYRQLIPQQFAVQMTVDRRSFASALERIAVLADQRNSIVKLELDALNQELVLSVDAQDVGSAREAIAAQISGDDLEAAFNVKYLLEGLKALPANEVQMQFNTSTSPAILTPLGGVKMTYLVMPVQIRN